One region of Mus musculus strain C57BL/6J chromosome 15, GRCm38.p6 C57BL/6J genomic DNA includes:
- the Ccdc152 gene encoding coiled-coil domain-containing protein 152 isoform X1 has protein sequence MVCVLISLHILNRRIKMVSLIFVIAYAQFLLQKMIETAGKNNLLDIQLEKTNSLLKIMQTKETSMKEECIILHTMIKGLQQTVQYQHNLKVELNEEKHKELMARKEMEISELNAKLRTQEKEKQNEILRLHLEFDTKLARAQTKSKSYPDTTILLQSIYRRKLQHLQEEKSKEIASLQNTIRDLEQRLAACKDTRLMRRRF, from the exons ATGGTTTGTGTTCTCATTTCTCTTCATATTCTTAACAGAAGAATCAAAATGGTGTCATTGATTTTTGTGATAGCATATGCCCAATTTCTTCTACAGAAAATGATAGAAACTGCTGGAAAGAACAACCTTCTGGATATTCAGCTGGAAAAGACTAACAGCttattaaaaataatgcaaaCAAAAGAAACCTCGATGAAAGAAG AATGTATTATTCTTCATACTATGATAAAAGGGCTACAACAGACTGTTCAATATCAACACAATTTGAAAG ttGAACTAAATGAAGAAAAGCACAAAGAACTAATGGCAAGGAAGGAGATGGAAATATCAGAGTTAAATGCAAAGTTGAGGACTCAggagaaggaaaagcaaaatgaaatcctCAGACTGCATCTAGAA TTTGACACTAAACTAGCAAGAGCTCAGACTAAATCAAAATCATATCCGGACACGACTATTTTGCTGCAGAGTATCTACAGAAGG AAGCTTCAGCATCTTCAGGAAGAAAAGAGCAAAGAAATTGCAAGTCTGCAGAACACTATCCGAGACCTAGAGCAGCGCCTTGCAGCCTGCAAAGATACCCGCCTCATGCGAAGACGGTTTTGA
- the Selenop gene encoding selenoprotein P precursor (UGA stop codons recoded as selenocysteine) — MWRSLGLALALCLLPYGGAESQGQSSACYKAPEWYIGDQNPMLNSEGKVTVVALLQASUYLCLLQASRLEDLRIKLESQGYFNISYIVVNHQGSPSQLKHSHLKKQVSEHIAVYRQEEDGIDVWTLLNGNKDDFLIYDRCGRLVYHLGLPYSFLTFPYVEEAIKIAYCEERCGNCNLTSLEDEDFCKTVTSATANKTAEPSEAHSHHKHHNKHGQEHLGSSKPSENQQPGPSETTLPPSGLHHHHRHRGQHRQGHLESUDTTASEGLHLSLAQRKLURRGCINQLLCKLSKESEAAPSSCCCHCRHLIFEKSGSAIAUQCAENLPSLCSUQGLFAEEKVTESCQCRSPPAAUQNQPMNPMEANPNUSUDNQTRKUKUHSN, encoded by the exons ATGTGGAGAAGCCTAGGGCTTGCCCTggctctctgtctcctcccctatggaggagcagagagccaagGCCAAAGCTCTGCTTGTTACAAAGCCCCGGAGTGGTACATAGGAGATCAAAATCCAATGCTAAACTCAGAGGGCAAAGTGACAGTGGTTGCTCTTCTTCAAGCCAGCTGATACTTGTGTCTTCTGCAGGCATCCAG ATTGGAAGACCTGCGCATAAAACTAGAAAGCCAAGGATATTTTAACATCTCTTACATTGTTGTTAACCATCAAGGATCTCCTTCCCAATTAAAACACTCACATCTTAAAAAGCAGGTGTCAGAACACATCGCAGTGTACAGACAAGAAGAAGATGGCATAGATGTCTGGACTCTCTTAAATGGAAACAAAGATGACTTCCTCATCTATGACAG aTGTGGCCGTCTTGTGTATCACCTTGGTTTGCCTTACTCCTTCCTCACATTCCCATATGTTGAAGAAGCCATTAAGATCGCTTACTGTGAGGAGAGGTGCGGAAACTGCAATCTCACg AGTCTTGAAGATGAAGACTTCTGTAAAACTGTGACCTCAGCTACTGCCAATAAAACTGCGGAGCCCTCAGAGGCTCATAGCCACCACAAACACCACAACAAACATGGGCAGGAGCATCTTGGCAGCAGTAAGCCTTCAGAGAATCAGCAACCAGGGCCATCAGAGACGACTCTGCCTCCTtcaggcttgcaccaccaccacaGGCATAGGGGCCAGCACAGGCAGGGTCACTTAGAGAGCTGAGACACCACAGCAAGTGAAGGCTTGCACCTTTCACTTGCCCAGAGGAAGCTCTGACGAAGGGGGTGCATCAACCAGCTCCTGTGTAAGTTGTCTAAGGAGTCCGAGGCAGCCCCCAGCAGCTGCTGCTGTCACTGCCGCCACCTCATATTTGAGAAGTCAGGGTCTGCAATTGCTTGACAGTGTGCGGAAAACCTCCCATCCTTATGTAGCTGACAGGGGCTTTTCGCGGAGGAGAAAGTCACTGAATCCTGTCAGTGTAGGTCACCTCCAGCTGCCTGACAAAATCAGCCCATGAACCCCATGGAAGCCAACCCCAACTGAAGCTGAGATAATCAGACCAGGAAGTGAAAATGACATTCAaactaa
- the Ccdc152 gene encoding coiled-coil domain-containing protein 152 isoform 1 (isoform 1 is encoded by transcript variant 1), protein MDQNSEECTKKIRTVNLDKLIDDFSQIEKKMIETAGKNNLLDIQLEKTNSLLKIMQTKETSMKEECIILHTMIKGLQQTVQYQHNLKDENEQLKRNVDFMKEKLKSHEQEYKNKIAKLISEMKIKEEEHKTEMSKLYLDMQKKVELNEEKHKELMARKEMEISELNAKLRTQEKEKQNEILRLHLEFDTKLARAQTKSKSYPDTTILLQSIYRRKLQHLQEEKSKEIASLQNTIRDLEQRLAACKDTRLMRRRF, encoded by the exons ATGGATCAAAACAGTGAAGAATGCACGAAGAAGATCAGGACTGTAAATCTTGACAAACTTATAGATGACTTCTCACAGATAGAAAAG AAAATGATAGAAACTGCTGGAAAGAACAACCTTCTGGATATTCAGCTGGAAAAGACTAACAGCttattaaaaataatgcaaaCAAAAGAAACCTCGATGAAAGAAG AATGTATTATTCTTCATACTATGATAAAAGGGCTACAACAGACTGTTCAATATCAACACAATTTGAAAG ATGAAAATGAACAACTAAAAAGAAATGTTGATTTTatgaaagaaaagttaaaatCTCATGAACAG GAATATAAGAATAAGATTGCCAAACTCATaagtgaaatgaaaatcaaagaggAGGAACATAAAACCGAAATGAGCAAACTTTATCTTGATATGCAGAAAAAAg ttGAACTAAATGAAGAAAAGCACAAAGAACTAATGGCAAGGAAGGAGATGGAAATATCAGAGTTAAATGCAAAGTTGAGGACTCAggagaaggaaaagcaaaatgaaatcctCAGACTGCATCTAGAA TTTGACACTAAACTAGCAAGAGCTCAGACTAAATCAAAATCATATCCGGACACGACTATTTTGCTGCAGAGTATCTACAGAAGG AAGCTTCAGCATCTTCAGGAAGAAAAGAGCAAAGAAATTGCAAGTCTGCAGAACACTATCCGAGACCTAGAGCAGCGCCTTGCAGCCTGCAAAGATACCCGCCTCATGCGAAGACGGTTTTGA
- the Ccdc152 gene encoding coiled-coil domain-containing protein 152 isoform 2 (isoform 2 is encoded by transcript variant 2) — protein sequence MDQNSEECTKKIRTVNLDKLIDDFSQIEKKMIETAGKNNLLDIQLEKTNSLLKIMQTKETSMKEECIILHTMIKGLQQTVQYQHNLKVELNEEKHKELMARKEMEISELNAKLRTQEKEKQNEILRLHLEFDTKLARAQTKSKSYPDTTILLQSIYRRKLQHLQEEKSKEIASLQNTIRDLEQRLAACKDTRLMRRRF from the exons ATGGATCAAAACAGTGAAGAATGCACGAAGAAGATCAGGACTGTAAATCTTGACAAACTTATAGATGACTTCTCACAGATAGAAAAG AAAATGATAGAAACTGCTGGAAAGAACAACCTTCTGGATATTCAGCTGGAAAAGACTAACAGCttattaaaaataatgcaaaCAAAAGAAACCTCGATGAAAGAAG AATGTATTATTCTTCATACTATGATAAAAGGGCTACAACAGACTGTTCAATATCAACACAATTTGAAAG ttGAACTAAATGAAGAAAAGCACAAAGAACTAATGGCAAGGAAGGAGATGGAAATATCAGAGTTAAATGCAAAGTTGAGGACTCAggagaaggaaaagcaaaatgaaatcctCAGACTGCATCTAGAA TTTGACACTAAACTAGCAAGAGCTCAGACTAAATCAAAATCATATCCGGACACGACTATTTTGCTGCAGAGTATCTACAGAAGG AAGCTTCAGCATCTTCAGGAAGAAAAGAGCAAAGAAATTGCAAGTCTGCAGAACACTATCCGAGACCTAGAGCAGCGCCTTGCAGCCTGCAAAGATACCCGCCTCATGCGAAGACGGTTTTGA